TTCATGGTACTAATAACCCTGGCTCAATTGGCGGTTATGTGTCTAAAGGATGCATCCGAATGTATAACCGCGATATTATGGAATTATCTAAAATGGTTACGGTCGGTACACCCGTAAAGATTGTTCATTAAAAAGCAATTCCAGCTCTTTGAACTTAAATTTAAAACCGCACGCGAATAATTCATAAATAACAGCCAACCTTCTAATAATAACTGTAAATGACTTGTAATTAGGAGGTTATAATGAAAACTATTCGTATTAAGTACCTTATATCTTACGCTGTTGTTATACTACTCTCTTGCAGCGTGCTCTTGGGGGGCTGTACAAATAATATGACGCCTGTAAACCCTGCGCCAAGCACTCCGGCACCTGGTAACCCACCGTCGAAACAATTTAATGAAAATGAATTTAAGGTCATTTATAATTACGGTGATACCGGTCCGGTCCAGCTCTCAAATAATAATATTGTAATGAAGATTGGTCAACGACTTATACTTGAACCTGCTCCAGGTCTTACTAAAACTACCCGCTTCTCATCTTCCGGTGCAGACTTTATCGGCAATATTATGAAAAAAGAGGAAGAGAAAGACACTGGCCGAGTCGTATTTACAGCTACTAGCCCAGGCAAAGGTAAAGTTCAGATTATCCCTAACACTACTGATACCGATAGAGCTGTTGACCTTTGGGTAACAGTTGTCCAATAACTTTATACAAGACGCAAGGCCGGAAAATATCCGGCCTTTATCATTTAAATCAATTATTTAGCGCTTTCTCTAAATTAACGAGATTCTCCCGCATTATTATTATATAGTTTTTGCCTTCCTTAAACTCCTGCTCTGTCAGGTTTTCAAGGGGATTTAAGACCAACAAGCCAGCCCCTGTTTCATTTGCAATTGTTTCAGCTAATTTTTGACCTAGGAGTGTCTCAAAAAAAATGTATTTAACTTGGTTTTCCCTACAAAACTTTACAACTTGGGCCATTCTTTCAGGAGTTGGCTCTGAGTCTGGTGATAAGCCCATAATCCCAGTCTGTTTTAGATTATATCGGTTTGCCAAATAACCGAAAGCAGCGTGGCTTGTTATGATATCTCGGCGCTTAACATTGGCAAGCACAGTTTTATAGTCGTTATCAAGTTGGTCGAGTTCTTTTGCGAAACGGTCAGCATTTCGCTCATAATATTCTTTGTTAGCAGGATCAACTTCACAAAGTGCTTTAGTAATGACCTTTAATTCATGCTTAGCAAGAATCGGATCCAGCCAAGTATGTACATCGTTTTGATGCTGATGTTCATCTTTTTCTGCAGTATGACTAATTAAACCCTTACTAACCTCAACTGACTTAACTCCGCCTAACACTTCTTTAGCCAATAGTTTATCGACTGCTTCCAACCCAGCCCCATGATATACAAACAATTTAGAAGACTTAATTCTGATTAAATCTTGAGCCGATGGCTCCCAGTCATGGGGTTCTACGCCCGGTGAAATAAGCATATCGACTTGCACCTTATCACCGCCAACCTGACGGGTGAACTCGTAAAGAGGATAAATAGTTGTAACAATATTAATTCTATCATTTGGAGATTGTATAGGCGTACTTTGGTTACTGCAACCAGCTAACCCTAAACTTATCAAAAGCAGCGAAATAATTCCAAACTGTAGAATTTTCATTTATTATACCTCCTAAAACAGTTGAATTACATTGCAGCGCGACATTTACGGCAGTATCCGTAAAATTCAAAAGCATGCGAAGTTATTTTAAAGCCGCTTTTCTCAGCTTGCACCAAGTCTTCATTCTTGATTGGACAAAAGTCTAAGCATTCAGCCTTGCCGCAGGTTAAACAAACTAAATGATGATGATGATCATGTTTCTCCCCACTAACAATTTCGAACAGATTGCCCTCACGCCCCCTAGTTTTTATTTCATATACTATATCAAGTTTTACTAGCAAGCTTAGATTTCGATAAATAGTATCTAGACTCATATCAGGAAGGCTTGTTTTTACATAGGCTAGCACTTTATGCGCTGTAGTAAATTGACCGCTTTTAATAAGTGCCTCAATAACTGCTCTGCGTTGCGGCGTTATCTTATAGCCATTACGGCGTAAAATGGTAATAACCCTTTCCATTAAGGAACCCTCCTAAATAATATTATTACTATTTACGATTTTACTGTATTTATACTAAAACTTTCAAGACTAAATAAAAACCTCTAATAAAATAGCCCTGCTTTCGCAGGGCTACTTTATACAAATCTTATTTAAACATCATAATTCAACCGGTTCGTAGCGAATTTCCCATGTCAGTGTACCTTTACGGCTAGAATCTTTAAAAATCCGCCTTTCATGCATGCTGTATCCTAATATTGAAATGTCAACAGCCCTTTGGTTAGATAAAATTCTTTTATCTGTTGTACCTGGATAAATCTTTTCAATCTGTCCATTCTCCCATACAATCTTAATCATTGATTTTTCGGCATTATTACCAGTTGCCTGAAAGTTAGTAATAACAATGTTTTGGGCAAAACGACCTGCAATAGCCTGCTTAAACTCTGCTTTTCCTTCGAAAGCAACGTCAGTTCCACGAAGAATCAGAAGAGGCGGGAGAGGTTTAATAATTACAGTATCGGATGGAATAGTTGGATTTAATGAATTAGAGGGAGACCGAGTTGAAATTTTCCCTGTTTCAGAAAAAAGTAAAAAGCCACTTACCAGTAGTATTAGCATTGTAAGTGCACCAATCATAAAGTGTTTCCACTGTTTTGACATATACGGTCTCACCTCCTCTTATGTTTTATCTTATTATTGACGAAATTCAATATTATTCACCCTGTCTAATTGTATTTTATAATTTGTTTGGATATGGCAATCTATTAATATAAATTTCGCGGCGTTCTAGCAATATCCCTTTTGCCATAAGTTGGCGGACTCTGAGCTAGTCAGATACATTAGAGCGTAAACCTAAATTAATTATTACCCTGGAAATAATTGTAATTAAAATAAAAGACGACCTATAGTGTTTTCTCTATTACGTCTTTAATTTTTATTTATCAGAAATAATCCAATTAAACAAAATACTACCCCAAATAATTTATTAAATCCAAACCCTTCTTTATAAAAAATAATCCCAACTGGAATTAACATAATTGCTAATAAAATATTCGCCACTAAAGACCCTACGCTTATATTCCATCCTGAGCGATATGCCATCAAATATCCAAACTCAAGACCGACAATTGAAACGCCTAAAGCCAAGCTTGTCCAATTCAGCTCTTTTACAGACTGCAAAAGTGTTTTATCAGCAGAATTCACCAAAAAAGCAATAGCAGTCAACATTGCAGCTGTAAAGTAGGTAACAAGCAGTGCAGTAAATGGATTTACACTCTCCGGAGTTGATTTTTGGCAAACATTGTATAGAATATTTGATAAAACTATAAGAATAATAGAAAACACATACATAAGAATCCTCCTTGGGGATATTTCAAGCTAGCCGCTTATCCTTACAATTCAGTATTAATTATAACAATTGTGAATAATATCTCAGCTGCATTAATCTAAATGATTCTTTTTTTAAGTGAATTAAATCTAATTATAATTCCTACACTATTTACTAAAGGGGGTCGTATCATGCCGTTTTACCGTGGTTTTATAAATAACAAAGAAACAGGAGAGTATGTGGCTGGGTCTACCTTGGTTCTCTGTAGGAACCAATACCACTCGTTCTTCAGGCATGCCAATACTTGACCAGAAGTTGCATATTGAAAAATTTAATAAACTAATGTAGATCTTTGGGAGGTGATACAATGTCAAAAAATAATTCAAATGATTCATTAGAGCAAAAAAAAATTAAGAAACAAAACCGGAATCTCAAAAGACAAGATATAAGCGGCGATAAACACCTTACTGGCCCTAATCATCCATCGACATAAGAGCAGCGCAAGCTGCTTTTTAAATTTATTTATGTGCGATTAACACTGTAAAAATATAAAAGAGTCCGCGTTTCAGCGAACTCTTGATCTACAATAATATACAACTGGTCGGAGCGACACGACTTGAACGTGCGGCCTCTACCACCCCAAGGTAGCGCTCTACCAAGCTGAGCTACGCCCCGACATCTGCCAAACAGCAATGCTGACTGACAAAAAATATTTTACCTTAAATTTGCTAATATGTCAACTATGATTTTCTTGACACGCTGCTGCTCCACTTTGGTCAATAGTTAAGGTGATATATCTAGCCTGGATGTCTTTTTGAGCAAAGGCTGCAACCATTGCTACACCGATTTTATCAGGATCTTTGTCAGTATACGCCATTATACAGGGTCCAGCACCACTTATTGTCGCTCCATACGCACCGAAATTAAGGGCGGCTTCAAACACTTCTTTCGTTCCTGGGATAAGGCTCTGACGATATGGCTGGTGTAATTTATCATCGAGTGCATAGCATAAATGATCAAATTGACCACTGCACAAGGCACCAATGAGCATACCGGTTCGACCAACATTAAAGACGGCATCTTTTAAAGGTACCGAAGCTGGCAATACTTGACGGGCTTTATGAGTAGATAATGTAAACTCCGGCACGGCAACTACCATTAACAATTCTTGATGTGGGACAAAGCGTAAGCAGTGCGGCTTACTATCTCTAGTTACACTTATAGTGATACCTCCGAAAATAGCGGGAGCAACGTTATCAGGATGACCTTCAAGAGCAGTCGCCATTTCAAAAATCTCCTGTCGGCTCAACAGATTTCCGGTAGCCTCATTGGCAGCGACAAGACCACCGACAATGGCAGCAGCACTACTGCCAAGTCCACGTGACAACGGAATATTATTAACCATTTTCAGGTTTATGCCATAATTAAGGCAATTTACCCGCTCCAGCACAGTGCGTACGGCTTTAACAGCAATATTGCGGTCATCAGTTGGAATAATTTCTTCACCTTCACCAGATACAACGATGTTACAGCATTTGCTATCTTCACACAACTCAAGGTCAATATAATTGTATATTGTACAGGCAATTCCCACTGAATCAAAGCCAGGACCACAATTGGCGGTAGTTCCTGGAACACTGATATGTGCTTTCATAATAACTTCTCCTCTAATTATGCCTTATGATACCACTCTAATAATGTTTTTAACTTCGTTAACTACCGACATACCCTTTATTGTGTCAATGGCTAATCTAATATTAGCTTCTGAAACATAGTACGTTATAAGGACGATTTCAGCGCAATTATTTACTTTACGTTTTTGGATGACAGAGTTCAAGCTAACTTGCTGAGCGCCAAACGCACCAGCAATCGCTGCCAAGACACCTGGTTTGTCGTCTACTAAAATTCTTATATAGTAAGGTGATTTCGTTTGCTTGATATTGCATAATTTTTTCTCGTCAAAACAAGTGCAAAGGATGCGTCCATTGACGTTATGCATCATATTGCGGGCAACGTCAATAATATCAGCCGTAATTGCGCTAGCTGTCGGCATTTGTCCTGCGCCTCGGCCGTAAAACATTGTTTCACCGACTGCGTTACCGCGAACATAGATAGCATTAAATACGTCATTGACTGTTGCTAGCGGATGATCAGAAGGAATAAACGCTGGATGAACACGGACGTCTATGCCATTTTCATCTTCTCGACCAATCGCTAATAATTTAATCACATAGCCAAGCTCAGTGGCATATTCAATATCTTGTTTAGAAATCTTAGTAATCCCCTCGACATATACATCGTCGAGCGCCACTCTGGTTCCAAACGCAATTGAAGATAATATCGCTAACTTGCGAGCTGCATCGAAACCACCGACATCGGCGGTGGGATCAGCCTCAGCATAACCTTTCGCCTGTGCTTCGGCCAGTACATCAGCAAAATCCATTTTTTCGTTGGTCATTTTAGTAAGCATATAGTTAGTAGTCCCATTTACGATACCCATTACTTCAGATATTTCATTAGCCGCTAAGCACTGTTTTAAGGGTCTGATAATCGGAATACCGCCCCCAACGCTGGCTTCAAACATTAGGTCGACATTTGATTCCTCAGCAGCTTCAAATAACTCCTTGCCATACTTAGCGACAACGTCTTTATTAGCAGTAACAACATGCTTTCCCGCGCGGAGGGCTCTTAATATATAATCTTTGGTTGGGTTTTCACCGCCCATAACTTCAACTATTATATCAATCTCCGGGTCGTTTATTATTTGCTCGTAATCTGTAGTAATATTGCCGCTAAATTCAATATCTCTAACCTTTTGAGGATTACGCACTAAAACAGTTTTTACATTGAGGGCCGCTCCGATTTTGGGTGCAATCTTATCGCCGTTGGAATTTAAGATCTTCACCACACCTGAGCCTACGGTTCCAAATCCTAATAATGCTACATTTATTATTTTATCATCCATATAAATGCTCCTCTCTAAGCTTGGCCTAGGACCTCTAGTCGCTTAACACCATCTACCAATCTCAATTTGTCAAGTAAAGCCTCTAAATCTATATCAAGTTCAGCCGTTTCTATCGATATTGTTGCATTAGCCACGCCTTGAAGGGGTATGCCTTGATTAATTGTCATAACACTACCGTTGTCGGCAGCAATAGTATTTAACACACGGGATAATACACCTGATCGATGTTCAAGCAATACCGCCAATGTTACAATTTTTTCACGGCTAGCCTCATAAAAGGGAAAGACATAATCCTTATATTTGTAATATGCACTACGGCTAAGCTCCATTTTTTCGACAGCCTCGTTAATTGTTGCAACTTCGCCTCTTTTAAGTAAGTCTTTAACCTTTATCGTCTTCTTAATAGCCTCAGGTAAAATTTCTTCTCTAACTAAATAATATACGCCAGCCTTATTATTAGGCATATTTATCTCCTCCTTTAGTTCTGCATGCGCGGATAATTATCTATTTACAGTAGACATTATAGCATTCTAACTATCACGAAACAAGTACTATTATAAGTTTTGTAAAAAAATAAAGTCAGTCGCTAGACTGACTTTGGACTATATCTATTAAAATATAATGCAAATTAAGCCACCGCTGCCGTCGTTAACAATTTTTTGCAGCGAATCCCGGAGTTTTGTTTGGGCGCTTTCTGGCATGCCTGATAATTTATTTTGAATGCCTTCACGTACCAATGCATTTAAGGATTTTCCGAATAGATTAGTGCGCCAAATTTTTTCCGGCTCGCCTTCAAATTCCCGCATCAGGTATTGAACAAGTTCTTCACTTTGTTTTTCAGTTCCAATAATTGGTGAAATTTCGGCTTGAACATCGGTTTTAATGATATGTAGCGAAGGAGCCATTGCCCGCAGACGTACTCCAAAACGATTGCCTGTACGGATGATTTCTGGCTCTTCTAGAACCATTTCATCAAGCTGCGGTGGGACAATTCCATACCCCGTCTGCCGAACCTGCTCAAGCGCAGTTGCCATTTTATCATACTCTCGCTTAGCTATCGAGAGGTCTTGCATCAGCCTCAGTAGATGATGTTCTCCGGCAATAGTAAAACCGGTTAATTCTTCAAGAACTTGGTAGAACAGATCTTGACGAGCTGTTATTTCAAGGACAGCTAGCCCGGATCCAAGATCCATGTCATGGAGTATGACATCTGCAACAAACTCATAACCCGACAAGTCATCAATGGCGCGATCAATATCCCGCAAGCGGCGAACATATTGAAGTACTTCTTGTACAGCTGTGTCAAATTTCTGTTTGAGCCAATGCTCAGCCTCTAGCTCTTCTACCCATTTAGGCAGCGAAATATTGACTTCTTTTACCGGGAATTCATATAAAACTTCTTGTAGTATTGCATAGACATTATCATGACTCAGTTGAGCGCAGTCCACTGGAATTACCGGAACATCATAGG
The Veillonellaceae bacterium genome window above contains:
- a CDS encoding zinc ABC transporter substrate-binding protein, translating into MKILQFGIISLLLISLGLAGCSNQSTPIQSPNDRINIVTTIYPLYEFTRQVGGDKVQVDMLISPGVEPHDWEPSAQDLIRIKSSKLFVYHGAGLEAVDKLLAKEVLGGVKSVEVSKGLISHTAEKDEHQHQNDVHTWLDPILAKHELKVITKALCEVDPANKEYYERNADRFAKELDQLDNDYKTVLANVKRRDIITSHAAFGYLANRYNLKQTGIMGLSPDSEPTPERMAQVVKFCRENQVKYIFFETLLGQKLAETIANETGAGLLVLNPLENLTEQEFKEGKNYIIIMRENLVNLEKALNN
- a CDS encoding transcriptional repressor, encoding MERVITILRRNGYKITPQRRAVIEALIKSGQFTTAHKVLAYVKTSLPDMSLDTIYRNLSLLVKLDIVYEIKTRGREGNLFEIVSGEKHDHHHHLVCLTCGKAECLDFCPIKNEDLVQAEKSGFKITSHAFEFYGYCRKCRAAM
- a CDS encoding EamA family transporter, which translates into the protein MLMYVFSIILIVLSNILYNVCQKSTPESVNPFTALLVTYFTAAMLTAIAFLVNSADKTLLQSVKELNWTSLALGVSIVGLEFGYLMAYRSGWNISVGSLVANILLAIMLIPVGIIFYKEGFGFNKLFGVVFCLIGLFLINKN
- a CDS encoding homoserine kinase; protein product: MKAHISVPGTTANCGPGFDSVGIACTIYNYIDLELCEDSKCCNIVVSGEGEEIIPTDDRNIAVKAVRTVLERVNCLNYGINLKMVNNIPLSRGLGSSAAAIVGGLVAANEATGNLLSRQEIFEMATALEGHPDNVAPAIFGGITISVTRDSKPHCLRFVPHQELLMVVAVPEFTLSTHKARQVLPASVPLKDAVFNVGRTGMLIGALCSGQFDHLCYALDDKLHQPYRQSLIPGTKEVFEAALNFGAYGATISGAGPCIMAYTDKDPDKIGVAMVAAFAQKDIQARYITLTIDQSGAAACQENHS
- a CDS encoding homoserine dehydrogenase, translating into MDDKIINVALLGFGTVGSGVVKILNSNGDKIAPKIGAALNVKTVLVRNPQKVRDIEFSGNITTDYEQIINDPEIDIIVEVMGGENPTKDYILRALRAGKHVVTANKDVVAKYGKELFEAAEESNVDLMFEASVGGGIPIIRPLKQCLAANEISEVMGIVNGTTNYMLTKMTNEKMDFADVLAEAQAKGYAEADPTADVGGFDAARKLAILSSIAFGTRVALDDVYVEGITKISKQDIEYATELGYVIKLLAIGREDENGIDVRVHPAFIPSDHPLATVNDVFNAIYVRGNAVGETMFYGRGAGQMPTASAITADIIDVARNMMHNVNGRILCTCFDEKKLCNIKQTKSPYYIRILVDDKPGVLAAIAGAFGAQQVSLNSVIQKRKVNNCAEIVLITYYVSEANIRLAIDTIKGMSVVNEVKNIIRVVS
- a CDS encoding ACT domain-containing protein, which gives rise to MPNNKAGVYYLVREEILPEAIKKTIKVKDLLKRGEVATINEAVEKMELSRSAYYKYKDYVFPFYEASREKIVTLAVLLEHRSGVLSRVLNTIAADNGSVMTINQGIPLQGVANATISIETAELDIDLEALLDKLRLVDGVKRLEVLGQA
- the spoIVA gene encoding stage IV sporulation protein A; amino-acid sequence: MEKFDLFRDIAERTGGDIYIGVVGPVRTGKSTFIKRFMETMVLPNISDPYDKERAKDELPQSAAGRTIMTTEPKFIPNEAVEINVKDNVSVRVRVVDCVGYTVEGALGYEEEGPRMVLTPWYDHEIPFQEAAEIGTRKVIAEHSTIGMVVTTDGSVTDLDRENYLPAEERVINELKELQKPFLVILNTNQPVAKETRELVAKLESTYDVPVIPVDCAQLSHDNVYAILQEVLYEFPVKEVNISLPKWVEELEAEHWLKQKFDTAVQEVLQYVRRLRDIDRAIDDLSGYEFVADVILHDMDLGSGLAVLEITARQDLFYQVLEELTGFTIAGEHHLLRLMQDLSIAKREYDKMATALEQVRQTGYGIVPPQLDEMVLEEPEIIRTGNRFGVRLRAMAPSLHIIKTDVQAEISPIIGTEKQSEELVQYLMREFEGEPEKIWRTNLFGKSLNALVREGIQNKLSGMPESAQTKLRDSLQKIVNDGSGGLICIIF